In Meleagris gallopavo isolate NT-WF06-2002-E0010 breed Aviagen turkey brand Nicholas breeding stock chromosome 3, Turkey_5.1, whole genome shotgun sequence, one DNA window encodes the following:
- the TRIM55 gene encoding tripartite motif-containing protein 55 isoform X1 has translation MPLEKLGMSTSLGYKSFSKEQQTMDNLEKQLICPICLEMFTKPVVILPCQHNLCRKCASDIFQASNPYLPTRGGTTVASGGRFRCPSCRHEVVLDRHGVYGLQRNLLVENIIDIYKQESTRPERKCDLPMCEEHEDERINIYCLNCEIPTCSLCKVFGAHKDCQVAPLTNVYQQQKSELSDGIAVLVGSNDRVQGIVTQLEETCKTVEECSRRQKEQLCEKFDYLYSVLEERKNEMTQIITRTQEEKLEHVRSLMKKYADHLEAVSKLVESGIQFMEEPEMAVFLQNAKTLLQKITEASKGFQMEKIEDGYENMNQFTVNLSREEKIIREIDFDREEEAEEEEEETVEGEDLDEVHTESSGEEGEEEEKEEEEGAERAAQSSQQDPEPQSAVGEPPAEPVPVPLPATPAGQDGVVTPSGSQQTAESDSQVPPAAETIDPLFYPSWYKAQPRPASSPSSAPESELGKVSPVTSAKKAEASEVPAVEESAPGSGKESNATAETSKAASEPSPAGRAEAAAGSSEQSTEPTRHVFSFSWLNSLTE, from the exons ATGCCCCTGGAAAAGCTAGGGATGAGCACCTCTCTGGGCTACAAGTCCTTCTCCAAAGAGCAACAGACCATGGATAACCTGGAGAAGCAGCTGATCTGCCCCATCTGTTTGGAGATGTTCACCAAGCCGGTGGTCATCCTGCCCTGCCAGCATAACCTGTGCAGGAAATGTGCCAGTGATATTTTCCAG GCCTCGAACCCCTACCTGCCCACCAGGGGAGGCACAACCGTGGCTTCGGGAGGCCGGTTTCGCTGTCCTTCCTGCAGGCATGAAGTGGTCCTTGACCGGCATGGTGTGTATGGGCTGCAGAGGAACCTGCTGGTGGAGAACATCATTGATATATACAAGCAGGAGTCCACAAG GCCTGAAAGAAAGTGTGACTTGCCAATGTGTGAAGAGCATGAAGATGAGAGAATCAATATCTATTGTTTGAACTGTGAAATACCCACCTGCTCCTTGTGCAAAGTCTTTGGTGCCCACAAAGACTGTCAGGTTGCTCCTCTCACAAACGTTTATCAGCAACAGAAG TCCGAGCTGAGTGACGGCATCGCAGTCCTGGTGGGCAGCAATGACAGAGTGCAAGGGATAGTCACGCAGCTGGAGGAGACCTGCAAGACAGTTGAA GAATGCAGCAGACGACAGAAGGAGCAGCTGTGTGAAAAATTTGATTATCTCTATTCTGtactggaagaaagaaaaaatgagatgaCACAAATAATCACTAGAACCCAGGAGGAGAAACTGGAACATGTCCGCTCCCTGATGAAGAAGTATGCGGATCATTTGGAAGCTGTCTCTAAGCTGGTTGAGTCAGGAATCCAGTTCATGGAAGAACCAGAAATGGCCGTGTTTTTGCAG AATGCAAAAacattgctccaaaa AATTACTGAAGCATCTAAAGgatttcagatggaaaaaatagaagatggGTATGAAAATATGAACCAATTCACAGTGAACCTcagtagagaagaaaagataataAGAGAAATTGATTTTGACAGAG AGGAGGaggcagaagaggaagaggaggagacgGTAGAAGGGGAAGATCTGGATGAAGTCCACACAGAATCATcaggagaggagggggaggaagaagagaaggaggaagaggaaggagctgAGAGAGCAGCACAGTCATCTCAGCAGGACCCTGAACCGCAGAGTGCAGTGGGTGAGCCCCCAGCCGAACCTGTCCCAGTGCCGCTGCCCGCTACCCCGGCTGGCCAG GATGGGGTTGTGACACCAAGTGGTTCTCAACAGACTGCAGAGTCTGACAGTCAAGTGCCACCTGCAGCAGAAACCATCGATCCCTTGTTTTACCCTAGCTGGTATAAGGCTCAGCCACGGCCAGCAAGCAGTCCAAGCTCAGCCCCAGAGAGTGAGCTGGGGAAAGTTTCTCCGGTAACGAGTGCAAAGAAGGCAGAAGCCTCTGAAGTGCCAGCAGTGGAGGAGAGCGCACCAGGGAGTGGTAAGGAAAGTAATGCCACTGcggagacatccaag
- the TRIM55 gene encoding tripartite motif-containing protein 55 isoform X4 — translation MPLEKLGMSTSLGYKSFSKEQQTMDNLEKQLICPICLEMFTKPVVILPCQHNLCRKCASDIFQASNPYLPTRGGTTVASGGRFRCPSCRHEVVLDRHGVYGLQRNLLVENIIDIYKQESTRPERKCDLPMCEEHEDERINIYCLNCEIPTCSLCKVFGAHKDCQVAPLTNVYQQQKSELSDGIAVLVGSNDRVQGIVTQLEETCKTVEECSRRQKEQLCEKFDYLYSVLEERKNEMTQIITRTQEEKLEHVRSLMKKYADHLEAVSKLVESGIQFMEEPEMAVFLQNAKTLLQKITEASKGFQMEKIEDGYENMNQFTVNLSREEKIIREIDFDREEEAEEEEEETVEGEDLDEVHTESSGEEGEEEEKEEEEGAERAAQSSQQDPEPQSAVGEPPAEPVPVPLPATPAGQAASEPSPAGRAEAAAGSSEQSTEPTRHVFSFSWLNSLTE, via the exons ATGCCCCTGGAAAAGCTAGGGATGAGCACCTCTCTGGGCTACAAGTCCTTCTCCAAAGAGCAACAGACCATGGATAACCTGGAGAAGCAGCTGATCTGCCCCATCTGTTTGGAGATGTTCACCAAGCCGGTGGTCATCCTGCCCTGCCAGCATAACCTGTGCAGGAAATGTGCCAGTGATATTTTCCAG GCCTCGAACCCCTACCTGCCCACCAGGGGAGGCACAACCGTGGCTTCGGGAGGCCGGTTTCGCTGTCCTTCCTGCAGGCATGAAGTGGTCCTTGACCGGCATGGTGTGTATGGGCTGCAGAGGAACCTGCTGGTGGAGAACATCATTGATATATACAAGCAGGAGTCCACAAG GCCTGAAAGAAAGTGTGACTTGCCAATGTGTGAAGAGCATGAAGATGAGAGAATCAATATCTATTGTTTGAACTGTGAAATACCCACCTGCTCCTTGTGCAAAGTCTTTGGTGCCCACAAAGACTGTCAGGTTGCTCCTCTCACAAACGTTTATCAGCAACAGAAG TCCGAGCTGAGTGACGGCATCGCAGTCCTGGTGGGCAGCAATGACAGAGTGCAAGGGATAGTCACGCAGCTGGAGGAGACCTGCAAGACAGTTGAA GAATGCAGCAGACGACAGAAGGAGCAGCTGTGTGAAAAATTTGATTATCTCTATTCTGtactggaagaaagaaaaaatgagatgaCACAAATAATCACTAGAACCCAGGAGGAGAAACTGGAACATGTCCGCTCCCTGATGAAGAAGTATGCGGATCATTTGGAAGCTGTCTCTAAGCTGGTTGAGTCAGGAATCCAGTTCATGGAAGAACCAGAAATGGCCGTGTTTTTGCAG AATGCAAAAacattgctccaaaa AATTACTGAAGCATCTAAAGgatttcagatggaaaaaatagaagatggGTATGAAAATATGAACCAATTCACAGTGAACCTcagtagagaagaaaagataataAGAGAAATTGATTTTGACAGAG AGGAGGaggcagaagaggaagaggaggagacgGTAGAAGGGGAAGATCTGGATGAAGTCCACACAGAATCATcaggagaggagggggaggaagaagagaaggaggaagaggaaggagctgAGAGAGCAGCACAGTCATCTCAGCAGGACCCTGAACCGCAGAGTGCAGTGGGTGAGCCCCCAGCCGAACCTGTCCCAGTGCCGCTGCCCGCTACCCCGGCTGGCCAG
- the TRIM55 gene encoding tripartite motif-containing protein 55 isoform X3 — protein MPLEKLGMSTSLGYKSFSKEQQTMDNLEKQLICPICLEMFTKPVVILPCQHNLCRKCASDIFQASNPYLPTRGGTTVASGGRFRCPSCRHEVVLDRHGVYGLQRNLLVENIIDIYKQESTRPERKCDLPMCEEHEDERINIYCLNCEIPTCSLCKVFGAHKDCQVAPLTNVYQQQKSELSDGIAVLVGSNDRVQGIVTQLEETCKTVEECSRRQKEQLCEKFDYLYSVLEERKNEMTQIITRTQEEKLEHVRSLMKKYADHLEAVSKLVESGIQFMEEPEMAVFLQNAKTLLQKITEASKGFQMEKIEDGYENMNQFTVNLSREEKIIREIDFDREEEAEEEEEETVEGEDLDEVHTESSGEEGEEEEKEEEEGAERAAQSSQQDPEPQSAVGEPPAEPVPVPLPATPAGQDGVVTPSGSQQTAESDSQVPPAAETIDPLFYPSWYKAQPRPASSPSSAPESELGKVSPVTSAKKAEASEVPAVEESAPGSGCF, from the exons ATGCCCCTGGAAAAGCTAGGGATGAGCACCTCTCTGGGCTACAAGTCCTTCTCCAAAGAGCAACAGACCATGGATAACCTGGAGAAGCAGCTGATCTGCCCCATCTGTTTGGAGATGTTCACCAAGCCGGTGGTCATCCTGCCCTGCCAGCATAACCTGTGCAGGAAATGTGCCAGTGATATTTTCCAG GCCTCGAACCCCTACCTGCCCACCAGGGGAGGCACAACCGTGGCTTCGGGAGGCCGGTTTCGCTGTCCTTCCTGCAGGCATGAAGTGGTCCTTGACCGGCATGGTGTGTATGGGCTGCAGAGGAACCTGCTGGTGGAGAACATCATTGATATATACAAGCAGGAGTCCACAAG GCCTGAAAGAAAGTGTGACTTGCCAATGTGTGAAGAGCATGAAGATGAGAGAATCAATATCTATTGTTTGAACTGTGAAATACCCACCTGCTCCTTGTGCAAAGTCTTTGGTGCCCACAAAGACTGTCAGGTTGCTCCTCTCACAAACGTTTATCAGCAACAGAAG TCCGAGCTGAGTGACGGCATCGCAGTCCTGGTGGGCAGCAATGACAGAGTGCAAGGGATAGTCACGCAGCTGGAGGAGACCTGCAAGACAGTTGAA GAATGCAGCAGACGACAGAAGGAGCAGCTGTGTGAAAAATTTGATTATCTCTATTCTGtactggaagaaagaaaaaatgagatgaCACAAATAATCACTAGAACCCAGGAGGAGAAACTGGAACATGTCCGCTCCCTGATGAAGAAGTATGCGGATCATTTGGAAGCTGTCTCTAAGCTGGTTGAGTCAGGAATCCAGTTCATGGAAGAACCAGAAATGGCCGTGTTTTTGCAG AATGCAAAAacattgctccaaaa AATTACTGAAGCATCTAAAGgatttcagatggaaaaaatagaagatggGTATGAAAATATGAACCAATTCACAGTGAACCTcagtagagaagaaaagataataAGAGAAATTGATTTTGACAGAG AGGAGGaggcagaagaggaagaggaggagacgGTAGAAGGGGAAGATCTGGATGAAGTCCACACAGAATCATcaggagaggagggggaggaagaagagaaggaggaagaggaaggagctgAGAGAGCAGCACAGTCATCTCAGCAGGACCCTGAACCGCAGAGTGCAGTGGGTGAGCCCCCAGCCGAACCTGTCCCAGTGCCGCTGCCCGCTACCCCGGCTGGCCAG GATGGGGTTGTGACACCAAGTGGTTCTCAACAGACTGCAGAGTCTGACAGTCAAGTGCCACCTGCAGCAGAAACCATCGATCCCTTGTTTTACCCTAGCTGGTATAAGGCTCAGCCACGGCCAGCAAGCAGTCCAAGCTCAGCCCCAGAGAGTGAGCTGGGGAAAGTTTCTCCGGTAACGAGTGCAAAGAAGGCAGAAGCCTCTGAAGTGCCAGCAGTGGAGGAGAGCGCACCAGGGAGTG
- the TRIM55 gene encoding tripartite motif-containing protein 55 isoform X2 — protein MPLEKLGMSTSLGYKSFSKEQQTMDNLEKQLICPICLEMFTKPVVILPCQHNLCRKCASDIFQASNPYLPTRGGTTVASGGRFRCPSCRHEVVLDRHGVYGLQRNLLVENIIDIYKQESTRPERKCDLPMCEEHEDERINIYCLNCEIPTCSLCKVFGAHKDCQVAPLTNVYQQQKSELSDGIAVLVGSNDRVQGIVTQLEETCKTVEECSRRQKEQLCEKFDYLYSVLEERKNEMTQIITRTQEEKLEHVRSLMKKYADHLEAVSKLVESGIQFMEEPEMAVFLQNAKTLLQKITEASKGFQMEKIEDGYENMNQFTVNLSREEKIIREIDFDREEEAEEEEEETVEGEDLDEVHTESSGEEGEEEEKEEEEGAERAAQSSQQDPEPQSAVGEPPAEPVPVPLPATPAGQDGVVTPSGSQQTAESDSQVPPAAETIDPLFYPSWYKAQPRPASSPSSAPESELGKVSPVTSAKKAEASEVPAVEESAPGSGKESNATAETSKELAFCISLLAFLIILHHLWNLIQYIYSLMGCF, from the exons ATGCCCCTGGAAAAGCTAGGGATGAGCACCTCTCTGGGCTACAAGTCCTTCTCCAAAGAGCAACAGACCATGGATAACCTGGAGAAGCAGCTGATCTGCCCCATCTGTTTGGAGATGTTCACCAAGCCGGTGGTCATCCTGCCCTGCCAGCATAACCTGTGCAGGAAATGTGCCAGTGATATTTTCCAG GCCTCGAACCCCTACCTGCCCACCAGGGGAGGCACAACCGTGGCTTCGGGAGGCCGGTTTCGCTGTCCTTCCTGCAGGCATGAAGTGGTCCTTGACCGGCATGGTGTGTATGGGCTGCAGAGGAACCTGCTGGTGGAGAACATCATTGATATATACAAGCAGGAGTCCACAAG GCCTGAAAGAAAGTGTGACTTGCCAATGTGTGAAGAGCATGAAGATGAGAGAATCAATATCTATTGTTTGAACTGTGAAATACCCACCTGCTCCTTGTGCAAAGTCTTTGGTGCCCACAAAGACTGTCAGGTTGCTCCTCTCACAAACGTTTATCAGCAACAGAAG TCCGAGCTGAGTGACGGCATCGCAGTCCTGGTGGGCAGCAATGACAGAGTGCAAGGGATAGTCACGCAGCTGGAGGAGACCTGCAAGACAGTTGAA GAATGCAGCAGACGACAGAAGGAGCAGCTGTGTGAAAAATTTGATTATCTCTATTCTGtactggaagaaagaaaaaatgagatgaCACAAATAATCACTAGAACCCAGGAGGAGAAACTGGAACATGTCCGCTCCCTGATGAAGAAGTATGCGGATCATTTGGAAGCTGTCTCTAAGCTGGTTGAGTCAGGAATCCAGTTCATGGAAGAACCAGAAATGGCCGTGTTTTTGCAG AATGCAAAAacattgctccaaaa AATTACTGAAGCATCTAAAGgatttcagatggaaaaaatagaagatggGTATGAAAATATGAACCAATTCACAGTGAACCTcagtagagaagaaaagataataAGAGAAATTGATTTTGACAGAG AGGAGGaggcagaagaggaagaggaggagacgGTAGAAGGGGAAGATCTGGATGAAGTCCACACAGAATCATcaggagaggagggggaggaagaagagaaggaggaagaggaaggagctgAGAGAGCAGCACAGTCATCTCAGCAGGACCCTGAACCGCAGAGTGCAGTGGGTGAGCCCCCAGCCGAACCTGTCCCAGTGCCGCTGCCCGCTACCCCGGCTGGCCAG GATGGGGTTGTGACACCAAGTGGTTCTCAACAGACTGCAGAGTCTGACAGTCAAGTGCCACCTGCAGCAGAAACCATCGATCCCTTGTTTTACCCTAGCTGGTATAAGGCTCAGCCACGGCCAGCAAGCAGTCCAAGCTCAGCCCCAGAGAGTGAGCTGGGGAAAGTTTCTCCGGTAACGAGTGCAAAGAAGGCAGAAGCCTCTGAAGTGCCAGCAGTGGAGGAGAGCGCACCAGGGAGTGGTAAGGAAAGTAATGCCACTGcggagacatccaag GAGTTAGCATTCTGCATATCACTTTTGGCATTTCTTATCATACTACACCATCTTTGGAATCTGATTCAATACATTTATTCTTTAATGG